A DNA window from Fodinibius sp. Rm-B-1B1-1 contains the following coding sequences:
- a CDS encoding NUDIX hydrolase, whose protein sequence is MEVESIKAAGGVVVKESNSSDPFVLLIYRRGVWDMPKGKLDEGETIKECSVREVSEEVGTPVSPNIIFDLQETYHEYERHGIHYGKTTYWFAMKFPDDAEISFRPETEEGIQEVSWERLSDAKTLVGYENLIEVLNTFELKYREFREDKGNSDS, encoded by the coding sequence ATGGAGGTTGAATCTATCAAAGCTGCTGGCGGAGTAGTTGTTAAGGAGAGTAATAGTAGTGATCCTTTTGTGCTACTCATTTATCGCCGCGGTGTATGGGATATGCCAAAAGGGAAGCTTGATGAAGGAGAAACGATTAAGGAGTGTTCTGTTCGGGAAGTTTCAGAAGAGGTAGGCACACCAGTATCTCCCAATATCATTTTTGACCTGCAGGAAACCTATCACGAATATGAACGCCATGGAATACATTATGGCAAAACTACGTATTGGTTTGCTATGAAATTCCCGGATGATGCTGAAATTAGTTTTCGTCCCGAAACTGAAGAAGGGATTCAAGAAGTAAGCTGGGAACGGTTAAGCGATGCGAAAACGCTGGTAGGATATGAAAATCTAATAGAGGTACTTAATACCTTCGAGTTGAAGTATCGGGAGTTCCGAGAAGATAAGGGGAATAGTGATAGTTAG
- the serC gene encoding 3-phosphoserine/phosphohydroxythreonine transaminase, with protein sequence MKRVHNFSAGPATLPLEVLQKAQQELSNFQDMGRSVMEISHRSAQYTEIDRQAKARLRDLLGLGDDFEIMFLQGGASSQFMMVPFNFLDEGQTADYIDTGRWSNKAIREASIFGNVHRPFSSSESGYDRVPTDDELNFSDDPAYVHFTSNNTVAGTQFPKEPETNGIPLVCDASSDFLSKPIDVNRYGLIYAGAQKNIGPAGVTVVIIRKDFLKKADPEGVPTILQYQTHAEKIFNTPPTFNVYMVNLVLEWIQDKGGLDYFESFNKEKAKLLYDEIDRDDFYRGAVKKESRSLMNATFRLPSEELEAKFLSEAEQQDLYTLKGHRSVGGIRASMYNACPMESVETLVDFMKDFRNNNG encoded by the coding sequence ATGAAACGCGTTCACAACTTTAGTGCAGGTCCCGCAACACTTCCTTTAGAAGTTTTACAAAAAGCCCAGCAAGAACTTTCCAACTTCCAGGATATGGGCAGATCAGTGATGGAGATCAGTCACCGTAGTGCTCAATACACCGAAATCGACCGGCAGGCAAAGGCTCGTTTGCGCGATTTACTGGGGCTTGGCGATGACTTTGAAATCATGTTCTTACAGGGTGGTGCCAGCTCTCAGTTTATGATGGTTCCCTTTAACTTTTTGGATGAAGGACAAACAGCCGACTATATCGACACTGGCCGTTGGTCAAATAAAGCCATCCGGGAGGCAAGTATTTTTGGCAATGTGCACCGACCATTCAGCAGCAGCGAATCTGGATATGACCGTGTGCCTACTGATGACGAACTGAATTTCAGCGATGATCCGGCATATGTCCATTTTACATCCAACAACACTGTTGCCGGCACTCAGTTCCCTAAAGAGCCCGAGACTAATGGCATACCCCTCGTTTGTGATGCATCTTCAGATTTTCTATCCAAGCCTATTGATGTCAATCGGTATGGACTAATCTATGCCGGTGCTCAAAAAAATATTGGCCCAGCCGGCGTTACAGTTGTCATTATCCGCAAAGATTTTCTTAAAAAAGCAGATCCAGAAGGTGTTCCAACGATTTTGCAATATCAAACACACGCAGAAAAAATCTTTAACACTCCCCCCACCTTTAATGTATACATGGTGAACCTCGTGTTAGAATGGATACAAGATAAAGGCGGACTCGATTATTTTGAATCCTTCAACAAGGAAAAAGCAAAACTGCTTTACGATGAAATTGATCGGGATGATTTTTATCGCGGCGCCGTTAAAAAAGAATCCCGCTCTCTCATGAATGCCACCTTTCGATTGCCATCCGAAGAGTTGGAAGCTAAGTTTTTATCTGAAGCCGAACAACAGGACCTCTATACATTAAAAGGACACCGTAGTGTGGGCGGTATCCGAGCCAGTATGTACAATGCTTGTCCAATGGAAAGTGTAGAAACACTGGTTGATTTCATGAAGGATTTCCGCAACAATAATGGATAG
- a CDS encoding rhomboid family intramembrane serine protease, with amino-acid sequence MENYIANYPATFYLVTANVIISLVALYVFPTLIEKGYLKPYRTVQKNTWYELLTSGFLHANLGHLFVNMFTLYFFGPVMERVLGSSYFAGLYLTGLIVAGIPSIIKFKDDPNYATLGASGAVGSVLFAFIFLFPMEKIYLLLIPIPIPAFVFAILYLIYSMYASKQERGKINHEAHIAGALWGILYLVIFVPNTIDHLLTVFGLI; translated from the coding sequence ATGGAAAATTATATAGCAAACTACCCCGCAACTTTTTACTTGGTCACAGCAAATGTGATTATTTCGCTTGTGGCACTTTATGTGTTTCCCACTCTCATCGAGAAGGGATACCTGAAACCCTATCGCACGGTGCAGAAAAACACATGGTATGAATTGCTGACATCGGGATTTTTACACGCCAATTTGGGTCACCTGTTTGTGAATATGTTTACGCTGTACTTTTTTGGTCCCGTAATGGAGCGTGTGCTGGGTAGCAGTTATTTCGCAGGATTATACCTGACCGGATTGATTGTGGCTGGTATTCCATCCATAATCAAGTTTAAGGATGATCCGAACTATGCCACGCTGGGCGCATCAGGAGCAGTGGGGTCAGTTCTGTTTGCCTTTATTTTCCTTTTTCCAATGGAAAAAATTTATCTCCTGCTCATCCCCATTCCCATACCAGCTTTTGTGTTTGCGATCCTATATTTGATATACAGCATGTATGCCAGCAAGCAGGAGCGAGGTAAAATTAATCACGAAGCACACATCGCCGGTGCGTTGTGGGGCATTTTATACCTGGTGATTTTTGTGCCGAATACGATTGATCATCTCTTAACCGTATTCGGCTTAATTTAG
- a CDS encoding DUF1015 domain-containing protein, protein MAIIKPFKAWHPDPKNVEKITCVPYDVVSIDEARTLAEGKPKSFLHVVRPEIDLPGNTDPHDDAVYEKGAENLHQLLNNGTLIQEEKPQIYVYQLIRNGRPQTGVFACLSVEDYDNEVILKHELTRPTKEDDRTRHILTQEAHAEPVMITYKDDGETGSLMEKAMQNKPLFDFEASDGVVHKLWRVKNTDAFINAFDDIPHLYIADGHHRCKSASRAAEQKRKENPNHTGDEEYNFFPAVMFPMSDMNILPYNRVVHSIPDNFLDSLQDHFDLFVDADPQPSQKGMVTVYINGTWYGLKLPLDDNPNSVQKLDAHRLQEFVLSPLLDINDPRRDDNISFVGGIRGTDELKKLVDSGEVELAISMYPTSIEELIAVSDEGLLMPPKSTWFEPKLGSGLLVHTF, encoded by the coding sequence ATGGCCATTATCAAACCCTTTAAAGCCTGGCATCCAGATCCAAAAAACGTAGAAAAAATCACTTGTGTTCCCTACGACGTTGTAAGTATTGATGAAGCCCGCACACTTGCCGAAGGAAAACCCAAAAGTTTTTTACATGTTGTTCGACCAGAAATTGATCTGCCCGGCAATACCGACCCCCATGATGATGCAGTTTATGAAAAAGGTGCCGAAAATCTTCATCAGCTTCTTAATAATGGCACGTTAATCCAGGAGGAGAAGCCGCAGATCTATGTGTACCAACTCATTAGAAATGGACGACCACAAACAGGTGTTTTTGCCTGCCTTTCTGTTGAAGATTACGATAATGAAGTTATTCTAAAACATGAATTAACACGTCCAACCAAAGAAGATGACCGTACCCGCCATATTCTAACCCAAGAGGCCCACGCCGAACCGGTTATGATTACCTATAAAGATGATGGAGAAACAGGCTCTCTAATGGAAAAAGCCATGCAAAATAAGCCACTTTTTGACTTTGAAGCCTCCGATGGGGTTGTCCACAAGTTGTGGAGAGTCAAAAATACCGACGCTTTTATTAATGCGTTCGACGATATCCCCCACCTTTATATTGCTGACGGCCATCATCGCTGCAAGAGTGCCTCACGCGCAGCGGAACAAAAACGGAAAGAAAATCCAAACCATACAGGTGATGAAGAATATAACTTCTTTCCGGCCGTCATGTTCCCTATGTCGGATATGAACATCTTACCCTACAATCGCGTGGTCCATTCAATCCCTGATAATTTTCTTGATTCACTGCAAGACCACTTCGACCTTTTTGTAGATGCTGATCCTCAACCTTCCCAAAAGGGAATGGTAACTGTCTATATCAATGGCACTTGGTATGGACTTAAACTTCCGTTAGATGATAACCCAAACAGCGTTCAAAAGCTGGATGCTCATCGACTGCAAGAGTTTGTACTTTCTCCCCTGCTCGATATTAATGATCCTCGACGCGATGATAACATTTCATTTGTTGGCGGCATCCGCGGAACCGACGAGCTGAAAAAACTTGTTGATAGTGGTGAGGTTGAGCTTGCTATCAGCATGTATCCAACAAGTATTGAAGAATTAATAGCAGTCTCTGATGAAGGGTTATTAATGCCTCCGAAATCTACTTGGTTTGAACCTAAATTAGGATCAGGTTTGTTAGTTCACACATTTTAA
- a CDS encoding septal ring lytic transglycosylase RlpA family protein → MRIFPILALVISLFITSCGTTSRYGEPDDTKPATEATGTGKKIEDGIASWYGPNFDGKLTANGETYDMYELTAAHRTLPFDTILKVKNLDNGKSVQVRINDRGPYAKNRIIDLSKKAAQEIDMLGPGTANVELILLEGNLANSRVTDLKVPTYTVQLASFENRQQAENHAKKIRGARVEKITMGDNILYRVYHGIYTDKNNARKKQRQLKRQGFSGYVKQIEN, encoded by the coding sequence TTGCGGATATTTCCAATCCTTGCTTTAGTAATCAGCCTATTCATCACCTCTTGTGGTACCACCTCGCGATATGGAGAACCTGATGATACAAAACCAGCAACTGAAGCAACGGGCACAGGCAAAAAAATTGAGGATGGAATAGCCAGCTGGTATGGCCCCAATTTCGATGGGAAACTTACTGCTAATGGCGAAACGTATGATATGTATGAACTTACGGCTGCCCATCGCACACTGCCTTTTGATACCATTCTAAAAGTAAAAAATCTTGATAATGGAAAATCGGTACAGGTACGTATTAACGACCGTGGTCCCTATGCAAAAAACAGGATTATTGACCTATCAAAGAAAGCTGCACAGGAAATAGACATGCTGGGTCCGGGCACAGCCAATGTAGAGCTTATTTTGCTGGAAGGGAATTTGGCAAATTCACGTGTCACAGATCTCAAAGTTCCTACATATACGGTTCAACTTGCATCATTTGAGAACCGGCAACAAGCCGAAAATCACGCAAAAAAGATACGTGGAGCCCGGGTAGAGAAAATAACAATGGGAGATAATATTTTATATCGGGTGTATCACGGTATTTATACTGACAAAAACAACGCTCGGAAAAAACAACGTCAACTTAAACGACAAGGGTTCAGCGGATACGTCAAACAGATCGAAAATTAG
- a CDS encoding energy transducer TonB, which translates to MGSNKRKKPKADLRNYYTIFWQLGLVVVLLIFITAMKVEWVSEKQDVDLTQEQEVVEMEEIEQTKQEEKPPPPPRPQVPVEVPNDEIVEDQEINIDADINMDEPLPEPEEPQEEEEEDFFVAVENMPELKGGLGELQQKINYPDMARKAGIEGRVIVQFIVNEDGQVEDPRVVRGIGGGCDEEALRVVKEAQFTPGRQRGNPVRVQYSLPITFRLQN; encoded by the coding sequence ATGGGTTCGAATAAAAGAAAAAAGCCAAAGGCTGATTTAAGAAATTACTATACCATCTTCTGGCAGTTAGGGCTGGTTGTTGTTCTGTTGATCTTCATTACTGCCATGAAAGTTGAATGGGTTTCTGAAAAACAAGACGTTGATCTGACCCAAGAACAAGAAGTGGTCGAGATGGAGGAAATTGAACAAACAAAACAGGAAGAAAAGCCACCACCCCCTCCTCGTCCACAGGTACCCGTTGAAGTACCTAATGATGAGATTGTTGAGGATCAAGAAATTAATATTGATGCCGATATCAATATGGATGAACCTCTTCCAGAACCGGAAGAGCCCCAAGAAGAAGAGGAAGAAGATTTCTTTGTTGCCGTTGAAAATATGCCTGAACTAAAGGGCGGACTTGGAGAACTTCAACAGAAAATAAACTATCCTGATATGGCCCGGAAGGCGGGAATTGAAGGACGTGTTATTGTCCAGTTTATTGTAAACGAAGATGGACAAGTTGAAGATCCAAGAGTAGTACGTGGAATTGGCGGAGGCTGCGATGAAGAAGCACTTCGTGTAGTCAAAGAAGCTCAATTTACACCGGGACGCCAGCGTGGAAATCCCGTTCGCGTTCAGTACAGTTTGCCTATTACATTTAGGCTACAAAACTAA
- a CDS encoding VanZ family protein, with the protein MKSNNFVYSFLSKHSYLLPLGVISLTIGMLLLTLLPSNYIGENQLWSFDKLGHTLLFGGWSLALGLYLNIYKNKHIKPWIVFACGVLFGLIIEILQYSLPVNRHADPIDFLFDVIGCLIAVWVLKLVLPKNADKPVETKAI; encoded by the coding sequence ATGAAATCGAACAATTTTGTTTATTCTTTTCTTTCGAAACACAGTTACCTGTTACCTTTAGGAGTCATAAGCTTAACCATAGGTATGCTGTTACTAACACTCTTACCCTCAAACTATATCGGAGAAAACCAGTTATGGAGCTTTGATAAATTAGGACATACACTACTTTTTGGGGGATGGAGTTTAGCCTTGGGCCTTTATCTCAATATTTATAAGAACAAACATATCAAACCTTGGATCGTTTTTGCGTGTGGCGTGCTTTTTGGATTAATAATTGAAATCCTTCAGTATAGCCTACCCGTAAATAGGCATGCCGATCCCATAGATTTCCTTTTTGATGTAATTGGCTGTCTCATTGCCGTTTGGGTATTGAAGCTTGTATTACCTAAAAACGCCGACAAGCCCGTTGAAACAAAAGCCATATGA
- a CDS encoding DUF1844 domain-containing protein: MDKKNYNGDNLSEDEQQQLLFMMLVQQHQQIAMMGMGKLENPQTGDTERDLKSAKFAIDTLLMLEEFTQGNLPDQLKSYLTETLNNLRMNYADEKEKDGGEDSGDQEE, encoded by the coding sequence ATGGACAAGAAGAATTATAACGGTGATAATTTATCTGAAGACGAACAGCAACAGCTTCTTTTTATGATGTTGGTGCAACAGCATCAACAGATTGCTATGATGGGAATGGGGAAACTGGAAAATCCGCAAACGGGAGATACGGAACGTGATTTAAAGTCAGCAAAGTTTGCAATCGATACTTTGTTGATGCTTGAGGAATTTACACAGGGTAATTTGCCCGATCAGCTTAAAAGTTATTTAACAGAAACACTGAATAATTTACGTATGAATTATGCTGATGAAAAAGAAAAGGATGGTGGTGAAGATTCTGGAGATCAAGAGGAGTGA